The Desulfuromonas versatilis genome has a segment encoding these proteins:
- a CDS encoding cytochrome c biogenesis protein CcdA has translation MTDLSGNLGAYLDAAPPMALAAAFVGGVLASLSPCLYPMIPIVSGYVGARALDKRKRLLAFSLSLSYVLGMALVYALLGMIAALSGSFFGQISSSAWAQVVVANLLILFALNILEVLPMPTLPQVKWTGSGRGGMVGAFLVGAASGLVTSPCTSPVLFGLLTYVATTGSLFYGATLLFSFSLGMGMLLVVVGTFAGLLAALPRPGRWMLAVKKMLGLLLIVLAEYFLLRAGQAWF, from the coding sequence GTGACCGATCTTTCTGGCAACCTGGGAGCCTATCTCGATGCTGCGCCCCCCATGGCCCTGGCGGCCGCTTTCGTCGGCGGGGTCCTGGCGAGCCTGTCTCCCTGCCTCTACCCGATGATTCCCATTGTTTCGGGTTACGTTGGCGCTCGCGCGCTGGATAAGCGCAAGCGCCTGCTGGCCTTCTCTCTTTCGCTCAGTTATGTCCTGGGAATGGCCTTGGTCTATGCCCTGCTGGGGATGATCGCGGCCCTGAGCGGCAGTTTTTTCGGGCAGATCAGCAGCAGCGCCTGGGCCCAGGTGGTGGTGGCGAACCTGCTGATCCTGTTTGCCCTGAATATCCTTGAGGTGCTGCCCATGCCGACTCTCCCCCAGGTCAAATGGACCGGGTCGGGCCGGGGGGGGATGGTCGGGGCCTTTCTGGTCGGCGCCGCCTCGGGGCTGGTGACCTCACCTTGTACCTCCCCGGTGCTGTTCGGGCTGCTGACCTACGTCGCAACCACGGGCAGCCTGTTTTACGGGGCGACACTGCTGTTCTCCTTCTCCCTCGGCATGGGGATGCTGTTGGTGGTGGTCGGAACTTTCGCTGGACTGCTCGCGGCCCTGCCCAGGCCGGGGCGCTGGATGCTGGCGGTGAAGAAAATGCTCGGGCTGCTGCTGATCGTGCTGGCGGAATACTTTCTGCTGCGGGCCGGGCAGGCATGGTTTTGA
- a CDS encoding peroxiredoxin family protein, translating into MRIYRGMLILFLLTVFGLATPPRGVQGNDDLLPEFSLLTLEGERITRADLLGHPLLLVFWTTWCPNCERELPNIKKAAAELGPKGLKILAINAGVNDSVERARAYREKHDIAYPLAFDHEFEVSAAVGIWGVPTVLLVDVDGVVRYRQPLLPKDMEQWLARLGKGKGAR; encoded by the coding sequence ATGCGTATTTATCGTGGAATGCTGATACTTTTTCTGTTGACCGTTTTCGGTTTGGCGACGCCCCCTCGCGGCGTCCAGGGGAACGACGACCTACTGCCGGAATTTTCCCTGCTCACCCTCGAGGGAGAGCGAATCACCCGGGCCGATCTGCTCGGACATCCCTTGCTGCTGGTCTTCTGGACCACCTGGTGTCCCAACTGTGAACGGGAGCTGCCCAACATCAAGAAGGCCGCGGCGGAACTCGGGCCCAAGGGGCTGAAGATTCTGGCGATCAATGCCGGGGTCAACGATTCGGTAGAGAGGGCGCGGGCCTATCGGGAGAAACACGATATCGCCTATCCCCTGGCCTTCGATCACGAATTCGAGGTCTCCGCCGCAGTGGGTATCTGGGGGGTGCCGACGGTGCTCCTGGTCGATGTCGATGGGGTGGTGAGGTACCGACAGCCGCTGCTGCCCAAGGACATGGAGCAATGGCTCGCGCGGCTTGGCAAAGGGAAGGGGGCGCGTTGA
- a CDS encoding YkvA family protein — MNQRPASPQPKEPGKTFIVLCLGLIALLYLLNIGVGVIELIPDNIPLLGNLDEAAAVALLLMCLRYFGLDLTNVFTKDQDGTRSLRKGG; from the coding sequence GTGAACCAGCGCCCTGCATCACCGCAGCCGAAAGAGCCGGGGAAAACCTTCATCGTTCTCTGCCTGGGCCTGATCGCCCTGCTCTACCTGCTGAATATCGGGGTCGGGGTGATCGAGCTCATCCCCGACAATATCCCCCTTTTGGGCAACCTCGACGAAGCTGCCGCGGTGGCCCTGCTGCTGATGTGCCTGAGATATTTCGGTCTCGACCTGACCAACGTATTCACCAAGGACCAGGATGGCACCCGCAGCCTCCGCAAAGGGGGATAG
- a CDS encoding ferritin family protein — translation MKRTIRELEKIAEVYAIARRRERRSIEFYRQAAAEVEGEAEKKLLSELADMEEAHFQQMQSWYDEAVAKLRKLRER, via the coding sequence GTGAAGAGGACCATCCGAGAATTGGAAAAAATAGCCGAGGTCTATGCCATCGCCCGGCGCCGGGAACGGCGCTCCATCGAATTTTATCGGCAAGCCGCGGCCGAGGTCGAGGGTGAGGCCGAGAAAAAACTGCTGTCGGAATTGGCGGATATGGAGGAGGCGCACTTCCAGCAGATGCAGAGTTGGTACGACGAGGCGGTGGCGAAGCTGCGCAAACTGCGGGAGCGCTGA
- a CDS encoding DUF2231 domain-containing protein, which yields MRKIKIHMHAISVHFANGLIPTSLLFLFLFLLTGNPDLEKAVFFTLLVGTAGIFATLVTGLVEWRKDYQGAWVPVFKKKLFLGLLALVAGLGASALRWLFPQLLYTAEPLSWLFVLLELLCCGAAAWAGYLGGRLVFH from the coding sequence GTGCGGAAGATCAAAATCCACATGCATGCCATCTCGGTTCATTTCGCCAACGGCCTGATCCCCACCTCGCTCCTGTTCCTTTTCCTGTTTCTGCTGACCGGCAACCCCGACCTGGAAAAGGCCGTCTTTTTCACCTTGCTGGTCGGCACCGCCGGGATTTTCGCCACCCTGGTGACCGGGCTGGTCGAATGGCGAAAAGATTACCAAGGGGCCTGGGTTCCGGTGTTCAAAAAAAAGCTGTTCCTGGGCTTGCTGGCCCTGGTCGCGGGGCTCGGCGCCAGCGCTCTGCGCTGGCTGTTTCCCCAACTGCTGTACACCGCGGAGCCCTTGAGCTGGCTGTTCGTGCTTCTGGAACTGCTCTGTTGCGGAGCTGCTGCCTGGGCCGGTTATCTTGGTGGTCGGCTGGTTTTTCATTAG
- a CDS encoding head GIN domain-containing protein, whose protein sequence is MKNLLFTLALLLGCAGAFAGTWVSVDAGGAQGAGSTVVIIDGQVTEGGEKADRTHGSGVLETRRREVGDFVKLWLNIPAEVRIATGEKSDLTMTADDNLLAVISTEVREGTLIISAENDFVTANPIRIELRVPDLEGVTVNGSGSVRLEQAKGSELALVISGSGKIAATGRVEELSAVVNGSGEMVLDELRAHTGKIQINGSGRAVLKVEKHLKATVNGSGQIHLALEPEELDSRIAGSGKIHHPR, encoded by the coding sequence ATGAAAAATCTGCTCTTCACCCTGGCATTGCTCCTTGGCTGTGCAGGCGCCTTTGCCGGCACCTGGGTAAGCGTTGATGCGGGCGGCGCTCAGGGAGCGGGCTCCACGGTAGTGATCATCGACGGCCAGGTGACCGAGGGCGGGGAAAAAGCGGACAGGACCCATGGATCCGGGGTTCTCGAGACCCGGAGGCGCGAAGTCGGCGATTTTGTGAAGCTGTGGCTGAATATTCCAGCCGAGGTACGGATCGCCACGGGGGAAAAGTCGGATCTCACCATGACCGCCGACGACAATCTCCTCGCGGTGATCAGCACGGAGGTACGGGAGGGGACCCTGATCATCTCTGCGGAAAACGACTTCGTTACGGCCAATCCCATCCGCATCGAACTGCGCGTTCCAGATCTCGAGGGGGTGACCGTCAACGGTTCGGGTTCGGTGCGGCTCGAGCAGGCGAAGGGGAGTGAGCTGGCCTTGGTCATCTCCGGTTCGGGCAAAATCGCCGCTACGGGCAGGGTCGAGGAGCTGTCCGCCGTAGTGAATGGCAGCGGCGAGATGGTCCTGGATGAGCTGCGGGCGCACACGGGCAAGATCCAGATCAACGGCTCGGGGCGGGCTGTCCTCAAGGTCGAGAAACACCTGAAGGCGACCGTCAACGGCAGCGGCCAAATCCACCTGGCGCTTGAGCCGGAGGAGCTCGATTCGCGAATCGCCGGGTCGGGGAAAATCCACCACCCGCGCTGA
- a CDS encoding V-type ATP synthase subunit D, which yields MIHPTRTNLLMLKGKTASVAGSIAILKARRQALIREFLTAIAPFLDSRDAIRRDYRLGLTELHLSQGHEGREVIESLAAIGEREIGVDIQQKNVMGVRYRDLTVHGELVRTPEERSYDFAATTAHLEESYFLFERIVEAMLEVATFESKLKKLGEEIQKVTRRSRVLEERVLPKLNRQIRSIAQYIGEREREAYFRLKRFKDRREQ from the coding sequence ATGATTCACCCGACCCGCACCAACCTGCTGATGCTCAAGGGCAAGACCGCCTCGGTGGCCGGCAGCATCGCCATCCTTAAGGCCCGCCGCCAGGCGCTGATCCGCGAGTTTCTGACTGCCATTGCCCCCTTTCTCGACTCGCGCGACGCCATCCGCCGCGACTACCGGCTGGGGCTGACCGAGCTGCACCTGAGCCAGGGGCACGAGGGGCGCGAGGTCATCGAATCGCTGGCCGCCATCGGCGAACGGGAGATCGGGGTGGACATCCAGCAGAAAAACGTCATGGGGGTCCGCTACCGCGATCTGACCGTCCACGGCGAGCTGGTCCGCACCCCCGAGGAGCGCAGCTACGATTTCGCCGCCACCACGGCGCACCTGGAGGAGTCGTATTTCCTGTTCGAAAGAATCGTCGAGGCCATGCTCGAGGTGGCCACCTTCGAGAGCAAGCTGAAAAAGCTCGGCGAGGAGATTCAGAAGGTCACCCGGCGCTCACGGGTGCTCGAGGAGAGGGTGCTGCCCAAGCTCAACCGGCAGATCCGCAGCATCGCCCAGTATATCGGCGAACGCGAGCGCGAAGCCTACTTCAGGCTCAAGCGCTTCAAGGACCGCCGCGAGCAGTGA
- a CDS encoding V-type ATP synthase subunit B, with the protein MRLAEHSYGTIASIQGPLLFVEQVVSVRMGEVVKIHFPDGREMEGEVLKIEGDTVLVQLFGESRGLDVESTRVVFSDAVKQAPLSLEVLDRVYNGSFQPLDGMPMFIPERRVPVTGYPLNPVARARPEQFIETGFSTIDGLNTLVKGQKLPIFSSAGLPSREIAAGILKNARLAGAEEEGAQRFTVVFVALGLTYHEYSFYRRTLEQMRTSFVAFINLADDPVVERLLAPRFGLTVAEYLAFEHGMDVLVVITDMTNYCDALREVSTAREELPGRRGYPGYMYSDLASLYERAGRIKDLPGSVTQIPVVTMPEDDITHPIPDLTGYITEGQIVLSRELHQKGIFPPVDVLPSLSRLMQRGIGEGRTRKDHRKIANLLYKHYAKGRDLRSLEAIVGRDGMTEADRLMLDFAETFEKELVHQGSTRRDIQQTLDAGLALFARFKLEAG; encoded by the coding sequence ATGAGACTTGCCGAACACAGCTACGGGACCATCGCCTCGATCCAGGGGCCGCTGCTTTTTGTCGAGCAGGTGGTCAGCGTGCGCATGGGCGAGGTGGTGAAGATCCACTTTCCCGACGGGCGCGAGATGGAGGGGGAGGTTCTCAAGATCGAGGGGGATACGGTGCTGGTGCAGCTGTTCGGCGAGAGCCGGGGGCTCGACGTGGAGAGCACCCGGGTGGTGTTTTCCGATGCGGTCAAGCAGGCGCCCCTCTCCCTCGAAGTGCTCGACCGGGTCTACAACGGCTCCTTTCAGCCGCTGGACGGGATGCCGATGTTCATCCCCGAGCGCCGCGTGCCGGTCACCGGCTACCCGCTCAACCCGGTGGCGCGGGCCCGCCCGGAGCAGTTCATCGAGACCGGCTTTTCCACCATCGACGGGCTCAACACCCTGGTCAAGGGGCAGAAGCTGCCGATCTTCTCCAGCGCCGGGCTCCCTTCCCGGGAGATCGCCGCCGGCATTCTAAAAAACGCCCGCCTGGCCGGGGCCGAGGAGGAAGGCGCCCAGCGCTTCACGGTGGTCTTCGTCGCCCTGGGCCTGACCTACCACGAATATTCCTTTTACCGGCGCACCCTCGAGCAGATGCGCACCAGCTTCGTCGCCTTCATCAACCTCGCCGACGACCCGGTGGTCGAGCGGCTGCTGGCGCCCCGCTTCGGCCTGACGGTGGCCGAATACCTCGCTTTCGAGCACGGCATGGACGTGCTGGTGGTGATCACCGACATGACCAACTACTGCGACGCCCTGCGCGAGGTCTCCACCGCCCGCGAAGAACTGCCCGGCCGGCGCGGCTACCCCGGCTACATGTACTCGGACCTGGCATCGCTTTACGAGCGGGCCGGGCGCATCAAGGACCTGCCCGGCTCGGTGACCCAGATCCCGGTGGTCACCATGCCCGAGGACGACATCACCCACCCGATCCCCGATCTGACCGGCTACATCACCGAGGGGCAGATCGTGCTCAGCCGCGAACTGCACCAGAAGGGGATCTTTCCCCCCGTGGACGTGCTGCCGAGCCTCTCGCGGCTGATGCAGCGGGGGATCGGCGAGGGGCGCACCCGCAAGGACCACCGCAAAATCGCCAACCTGCTCTACAAGCATTACGCCAAGGGGCGCGACCTGCGCAGCCTCGAGGCCATCGTCGGCCGTGACGGTATGACCGAGGCCGACCGGCTGATGCTCGATTTTGCCGAAACCTTCGAAAAGGAACTGGTTCACCAGGGGAGCACGCGGCGCGATATCCAGCAGACCCTCGACGCCGGGCTGGCCTTGTTCGCCCGTTTCAAGCTGGAGGCCGGATGA
- a CDS encoding V-type ATP synthase subunit A: MKGRITGISGPTVTVDLKGLKLYDRVSVGGARLMGEVVRLERERAIVQVYEDTRGLGLGEPVQGVGRPLTVRLGPGLLNQMFDGLQRHLSWIFQKDGPFIHAGREAPPAETVHWRFTPEKKPGEQVMTGEIIGCVEEGPFRHCILSSHSGTLAEVAEGELEPGKPVATLEDGTRILPSHEWPVRRPRPYRKKLATQLPLVTGQRCIDFLFPLARGGTAIFPGGFGTGKTILEQSIAKFADTDIVIYVGCGERGNEMAEMLEEFTTLRAPWTDQELMARTVVVVNTSNMPVAAREASIYTAVTMAEYYRDMGYHVLLLADSLSRWAEALREISSALEEMPGEEGYPTYLASRMAEFFARAGVVETLGGQTGSLTMILSVSPPGGDFTEPVTQACLRTTGSFLMLDTSLAHRRHFPAINWFQSFSLYEEEVTRHFGEQVDPRWGELRQQCREVLQREEGLREVAEIVGSEGLQDSDRLLMKAAERIRQEFLAQNAYTEDAFSPPDKTLERIGGILDFYRGARERLAKGEFLDDILKECS, from the coding sequence ATGAAGGGGCGCATCACCGGCATCTCCGGCCCCACGGTCACCGTCGACCTCAAGGGCCTCAAGCTTTACGACCGGGTTTCCGTCGGCGGCGCCCGGCTGATGGGCGAGGTGGTGCGCCTGGAGCGCGAGCGGGCCATCGTGCAGGTCTACGAAGACACCCGCGGCCTCGGGCTGGGAGAACCGGTGCAGGGCGTGGGCCGGCCGCTGACGGTACGCCTCGGGCCCGGCCTGCTGAACCAGATGTTCGACGGCCTGCAGCGCCACCTGAGCTGGATCTTCCAGAAGGACGGCCCCTTCATTCACGCCGGCCGCGAGGCGCCGCCGGCCGAGACCGTCCACTGGCGCTTCACCCCGGAGAAAAAACCGGGCGAGCAGGTGATGACCGGCGAAATCATCGGTTGCGTGGAAGAGGGGCCGTTTCGCCATTGCATCCTCTCCAGCCATTCGGGGACCCTGGCCGAGGTTGCCGAGGGCGAACTGGAGCCCGGCAAGCCCGTCGCCACCCTCGAAGACGGCACCAGGATCCTGCCCAGCCACGAGTGGCCGGTGCGCCGCCCCCGCCCCTACCGCAAAAAGCTCGCCACCCAGCTGCCGCTGGTCACCGGTCAGCGCTGCATCGACTTCCTGTTCCCCCTGGCCCGCGGCGGCACGGCCATCTTCCCCGGCGGGTTCGGCACCGGCAAGACCATCCTCGAGCAGTCCATCGCCAAGTTCGCCGACACCGACATCGTCATCTACGTCGGCTGCGGCGAACGGGGCAACGAGATGGCCGAAATGCTCGAGGAGTTCACCACCCTGCGCGCCCCCTGGACCGACCAGGAGCTGATGGCCCGCACGGTGGTCGTGGTCAACACCTCGAACATGCCGGTGGCCGCCCGCGAGGCCTCGATCTACACCGCCGTGACCATGGCCGAATATTATCGCGACATGGGCTACCACGTGCTGCTGCTGGCCGACAGCCTGTCGCGCTGGGCCGAGGCGCTGCGCGAGATCTCCTCGGCCCTGGAGGAGATGCCCGGCGAGGAGGGCTACCCCACCTACCTCGCCTCGCGGATGGCGGAATTTTTCGCCCGCGCCGGGGTGGTGGAGACCCTCGGCGGCCAGACCGGCTCGCTGACCATGATCCTCTCTGTGTCGCCGCCGGGGGGGGATTTCACCGAGCCGGTCACCCAGGCCTGCCTGCGCACCACCGGCTCGTTTCTGATGCTCGACACCAGCCTCGCCCACCGCCGCCACTTTCCGGCCATCAACTGGTTCCAGAGTTTTTCCCTGTACGAGGAGGAGGTCACCCGGCACTTCGGCGAACAGGTCGACCCGCGCTGGGGCGAACTGCGCCAGCAGTGCCGCGAGGTGCTGCAGCGCGAGGAGGGGCTGCGCGAAGTCGCCGAGATCGTCGGCAGCGAGGGCCTGCAGGACAGCGACCGGCTGCTGATGAAGGCCGCCGAGCGCATCCGCCAGGAGTTTCTGGCGCAGAACGCCTACACCGAAGACGCCTTCTCCCCGCCGGACAAGACCCTGGAGCGCATCGGCGGCATTCTCGATTTCTACCGCGGCGCCAGAGAGCGCTTGGCGAAGGGGGAGTTTCTGGATGACATTTTGAAGGAGTGTTCTTGA
- a CDS encoding V-type ATP synthase subunit F, whose translation MKRIVFLTPADARYGFSLAGVTQLTLEPEEVDRALGEMVQQPETGVVVIDERLVPAIPEKKLQEIEKRWPGLVIVLPAPEKPEIEIEDYALRLVRRAIGYQVRLNL comes from the coding sequence ATGAAACGCATCGTCTTTCTGACTCCCGCCGACGCCCGTTACGGCTTCAGCCTGGCCGGGGTCACCCAGTTGACCCTGGAACCCGAGGAGGTCGACCGGGCCCTGGGGGAGATGGTCCAGCAGCCGGAAACCGGGGTGGTGGTGATCGACGAGCGGCTGGTGCCGGCGATCCCGGAAAAGAAGCTGCAGGAGATCGAAAAACGCTGGCCGGGGCTGGTCATCGTGCTGCCGGCGCCGGAAAAACCGGAAATCGAAATCGAGGATTACGCCCTGCGCCTGGTGCGCAGGGCCATCGGCTACCAGGTGAGGCTCAATCTATGA
- a CDS encoding V0D/AC39 family V-type ATPase subunit, with protein MTLLRELPFPGYPTPYLLSRLRARSARLTRDWQAALRQGAPAGASEEELWRDLLKEHAWVYRQLNTRLRRRFAPAFCFFEIRTLVLALRNRKAREAGRVEEVLEQSLLDGRLLKPLRSIGSFQAAMTGLARQLAREAPDFAPLLAYAEQGELRPFENALAGAMLAHATHGCRHPLVRFFIASQIDLRNLFALAKHQRWQLEEIPELLPGGQLPHTRMTALIRAGRLETLERLVQRTLGPAIQLADPRLEIALLRRLSEKIRRQARDYEEAGPVLDYLWRRTLETRNLGVLLSGRDLPEETLAAELIA; from the coding sequence ATGACCCTGCTCAGGGAGCTTCCCTTTCCGGGTTACCCGACGCCTTACCTGCTGTCCCGACTGCGGGCGCGCAGCGCACGCCTCACCCGCGACTGGCAGGCGGCCCTGCGCCAGGGCGCACCTGCCGGGGCCTCCGAGGAGGAACTCTGGCGCGACCTGCTTAAGGAACATGCCTGGGTCTACCGGCAGCTGAACACCCGGCTGCGCCGCCGCTTCGCCCCGGCGTTCTGCTTTTTCGAAATCCGCACCCTGGTCCTGGCCCTGCGCAACCGCAAGGCCCGCGAGGCGGGGCGGGTCGAGGAGGTTCTGGAGCAGAGCCTGCTCGACGGCAGGCTTCTCAAGCCCCTGCGCAGCATCGGCTCCTTCCAGGCGGCGATGACCGGGCTGGCCAGGCAGCTGGCCCGTGAGGCGCCCGATTTTGCGCCGCTTCTGGCCTACGCCGAGCAGGGTGAGCTGCGCCCCTTCGAAAATGCCCTGGCCGGGGCAATGCTGGCCCACGCGACCCATGGCTGCCGGCATCCCCTGGTTCGTTTTTTTATCGCCAGCCAGATCGATCTGCGCAACCTGTTCGCCCTGGCCAAACACCAGCGCTGGCAGCTCGAAGAGATTCCCGAACTACTGCCGGGCGGACAGCTGCCCCATACTAGAATGACAGCGCTGATCCGGGCCGGTCGCCTCGAAACCCTTGAGCGTCTGGTGCAGCGCACCCTCGGACCGGCGATCCAGCTCGCCGACCCCAGACTGGAAATCGCCCTGCTGCGCAGGCTCTCGGAGAAGATCCGCCGGCAGGCCAGGGATTACGAGGAGGCCGGGCCGGTGCTCGATTACCTCTGGCGCCGCACCCTCGAAACCCGCAACCTCGGGGTGCTGCTGAGCGGCAGGGACCTGCCCGAGGAGACCCTGGCCGCGGAGCTGATCGCATGA
- a CDS encoding V-type ATP synthase subunit E codes for MSHHELIESLRQRAEEKAREIRRQADQQVEQLRAEAAARLAEETALSARRQRRIAREEHAAVLTEAQRQARQLRTEAANALAERLYLAARKALSGLRETNPQGLFGALAAELPDLDWEQIRVNPADESLARRQFPEVAIATDPEIAGGMEAVAHQGRVRIDNTLGKRLERAWDTLLPGLLEDLAAKVEKP; via the coding sequence ATGAGCCACCACGAGCTCATCGAATCGCTGCGCCAACGGGCGGAGGAAAAAGCCCGGGAAATCCGCCGCCAGGCGGACCAGCAGGTCGAACAGCTCAGGGCCGAGGCGGCGGCTCGGCTCGCGGAGGAAACCGCCCTGTCGGCCCGCCGGCAGCGCAGAATCGCCCGCGAGGAACACGCCGCGGTGCTCACCGAAGCCCAGCGTCAGGCCCGGCAGCTCAGGACCGAGGCAGCCAACGCCCTGGCCGAGCGGCTTTACCTGGCGGCCCGCAAGGCCCTGTCGGGGCTCAGGGAAACAAATCCGCAGGGTCTGTTCGGCGCCCTGGCCGCGGAACTGCCCGACCTCGACTGGGAACAGATCCGCGTCAACCCGGCCGACGAAAGCCTGGCCCGCCGCCAGTTCCCGGAGGTGGCCATCGCCACCGATCCAGAGATCGCCGGAGGCATGGAGGCCGTGGCCCACCAGGGCCGCGTGCGCATCGACAACACCCTGGGCAAACGGCTCGAGCGTGCCTGGGATACCCTGCTGCCGGGCCTGCTCGAAGATCTGGCCGCAAAAGTGGAAAAGCCATGA
- a CDS encoding ATPase, with the protein MEKVLLAFAAALAVGISALATAWAQSKIGAAGAGALAEKPELTGTIIILVAIPETMVILGFVIAAMILLMV; encoded by the coding sequence ATGGAAAAGGTTCTGCTTGCCTTCGCAGCCGCTCTTGCCGTCGGCATCTCTGCCCTGGCCACCGCCTGGGCCCAATCGAAGATCGGCGCAGCCGGCGCCGGTGCGCTCGCCGAAAAGCCCGAGCTGACCGGCACCATCATCATCCTGGTGGCGATCCCGGAAACCATGGTCATCCTCGGCTTCGTCATCGCCGCGATGATCCTGCTGATGGTCTGA
- a CDS encoding V-type ATP synthase subunit I — MSKIEIVGPKEILYEVLTTLRALGVLQIEAQVRESLQARGEGLLKTLQIDKQALSERLFLEELQEKIESILSCLPQIPVRESYLNPEAAMEATAELVDRHTAACEETGRAKTAAAKELAELERFRTFLQAIGPLVGQVRADSDLEFIGLEVKDPGAVEQLTILAHRLTRGNYEIQTTSMPEGGLVALLTTSRELAKPLKKALQGERIPEFALPAYLEEVPFNEKAEVVESRRRELLAEQKRLEETLLGFARRWLPLYRSVLDWLRGRLALVRQSASIYQTELCFIVFGWMPTDQVVPTRRHLADTFADQVVVEEKEILEQELEQVPVALKNPPWIAPFELFARLLPLPRYSSYDPTPFLAIFFPLFFGMILGDLGYGALLGLIAAALVFGFRQRPLVGNAGKILGICAAYTCVFGWLYGECFGEFGHHVLGMEPICFDRRTALEPMLYFALSVGVCHVLLGLLLGVISAVRQKKTREAMIKLLSTVAVFCLVLLLATFILPVPVLLRRPLLVTLGIAVPLLLILGGILAPLELLKHVGNIISYARIMAVGLTSVLLAHVANELAGLAGNILVGMLVAVLLHAFNIVLGVFAPTIHSLRLHYVEFFSKFLEHGGRKFEPLEKNHGGGSWKA, encoded by the coding sequence ATGAGCAAAATTGAAATCGTCGGTCCCAAGGAGATCCTCTACGAGGTGCTGACGACCCTGCGCGCCCTGGGGGTGCTGCAGATCGAGGCCCAGGTGCGGGAGAGCCTTCAGGCGCGCGGCGAGGGTCTGCTCAAAACCCTGCAGATCGACAAGCAAGCCCTTTCCGAGCGGTTGTTCCTGGAGGAACTGCAGGAGAAAATCGAATCCATCCTCAGCTGCCTGCCGCAAATCCCGGTCCGCGAAAGCTACCTGAACCCCGAGGCTGCCATGGAGGCGACCGCCGAACTGGTTGACCGGCATACCGCGGCCTGTGAGGAAACAGGCCGCGCCAAGACCGCGGCTGCCAAGGAGCTGGCGGAACTGGAGCGCTTCCGGACCTTCCTGCAGGCCATCGGCCCCCTGGTCGGCCAGGTCCGTGCCGACTCAGATCTGGAGTTTATCGGCCTCGAAGTGAAGGACCCCGGGGCGGTGGAACAGTTGACCATCCTCGCTCATCGCCTGACCCGGGGCAATTACGAAATCCAGACCACCAGCATGCCCGAGGGGGGGCTCGTCGCCCTGCTGACCACCAGCCGCGAGCTGGCCAAACCACTCAAGAAGGCCCTGCAGGGCGAACGGATCCCCGAATTCGCCTTGCCGGCCTACCTGGAAGAAGTCCCTTTTAACGAAAAGGCCGAGGTGGTCGAATCCCGCCGGCGCGAGTTGCTCGCGGAGCAGAAGCGGCTGGAAGAAACCCTGCTCGGATTTGCCAGGCGCTGGCTGCCGCTCTACCGCTCGGTTCTCGATTGGCTGCGGGGGAGGCTTGCCCTGGTCCGGCAGAGCGCCTCGATTTACCAGACCGAGCTCTGCTTCATCGTTTTCGGCTGGATGCCCACCGACCAGGTCGTACCGACCCGCCGACACCTGGCTGATACCTTTGCCGACCAGGTCGTGGTTGAGGAGAAGGAGATCCTCGAGCAGGAGCTTGAACAGGTCCCGGTCGCCTTGAAAAATCCCCCCTGGATCGCCCCTTTCGAGCTTTTTGCCCGCCTGCTCCCCCTGCCCCGCTATTCCTCCTACGACCCGACGCCGTTTCTGGCCATCTTCTTTCCCCTGTTTTTCGGTATGATCCTCGGCGACCTGGGTTACGGGGCGCTGCTGGGGCTGATTGCGGCGGCCCTGGTGTTCGGCTTCCGGCAGCGCCCGCTGGTCGGCAACGCCGGGAAGATCCTCGGCATCTGCGCCGCCTACACCTGCGTCTTCGGCTGGCTGTACGGGGAGTGTTTCGGCGAATTCGGCCACCACGTCCTGGGGATGGAACCGATCTGCTTCGACCGGCGCACCGCCCTTGAACCGATGCTCTATTTCGCCCTGTCGGTGGGGGTCTGCCATGTGCTGCTGGGCCTGCTGCTCGGCGTTATCTCCGCAGTCCGGCAAAAAAAGACCCGCGAGGCCATGATCAAGCTGCTGAGCACCGTCGCCGTTTTCTGCCTGGTTCTGCTGCTTGCCACGTTTATCCTGCCGGTCCCGGTGCTGCTGCGCCGGCCTCTGCTGGTGACCCTGGGCATCGCCGTCCCCCTGCTGCTCATCCTCGGCGGTATCCTTGCGCCCCTCGAACTGCTCAAACATGTGGGCAACATCATCTCCTACGCCCGTATCATGGCGGTCGGCCTGACCTCGGTGCTGCTCGCCCACGTGGCCAATGAACTGGCCGGGCTGGCCGGCAACATCCTGGTGGGGATGTTGGTGGCGGTGCTGCTGCACGCCTTCAATATCGTGCTCGGAGTCTTCGCCCCGACCATTCATTCGCTGCGCCTGCATTATGTCGAATTTTTCAGCAAGTTTCTCGAACATGGCGGTCGCAAATTCGAACCGCTGGAAAAAAATCATGGAGGAGGGTCATGGAAAGCCTGA